A single genomic interval of Streptomyces sp. NBC_00663 harbors:
- a CDS encoding FAD binding domain-containing protein, giving the protein MIPPAFEYARPADVDEAVRALADAGEDAKVLAGGQSLLPLLRLRLTFPELVVDVGRIAELRGVREDGDTLVIGAMTTHHDVIRDPLVRRHAGLLAAATATVADPAVRHRGTLGGSLAHADPAGDLPAVVLALDGQLVVQGPGGRRTVPARQFFVDYLQSALEPDELLVEVRLPKTDGWGFHYEKFHRVAQAWAIVGVAALVRRDNGRIAEARIGLTNMGTTPLRATATEEALTGAGDAEAVARSAESAAVATQPSRDISASPKYRAHLARVLTKRAVLAAAGMG; this is encoded by the coding sequence ATGATTCCCCCGGCATTCGAGTACGCCCGCCCGGCCGATGTCGACGAGGCGGTACGCGCGCTCGCCGACGCGGGCGAGGACGCCAAGGTGCTGGCCGGCGGGCAGAGCCTGCTGCCGCTGCTGCGGCTCCGTCTGACCTTCCCCGAACTGGTCGTGGACGTCGGCCGCATCGCCGAGCTGCGTGGGGTGCGTGAGGACGGCGACACCCTTGTCATCGGCGCGATGACCACGCACCACGACGTAATCCGCGACCCGCTGGTCCGCCGCCACGCCGGTCTGCTGGCCGCCGCCACGGCGACCGTCGCCGACCCCGCCGTACGGCATCGCGGCACCCTCGGCGGCTCCCTCGCGCACGCCGACCCGGCCGGCGACCTGCCCGCGGTGGTGCTGGCGCTGGACGGGCAGCTGGTCGTGCAGGGACCGGGCGGGCGACGCACCGTCCCCGCCCGGCAGTTCTTCGTCGACTACCTCCAATCCGCGCTGGAACCGGACGAGTTGCTGGTGGAGGTGCGGCTGCCGAAGACGGACGGCTGGGGCTTCCACTACGAGAAGTTCCACCGGGTCGCCCAGGCCTGGGCCATCGTCGGCGTGGCCGCGCTGGTACGCCGGGACAACGGCCGGATCGCCGAGGCGCGTATCGGGCTCACCAACATGGGCACGACTCCGCTGCGCGCCACCGCCACCGAGGAAGCCCTCACCGGTGCCGGGGACGCGGAGGCGGTGGCGCGGTCCGCGGAGTCGGCGGCGGTGGCCACCCAGCCGTCCCGGGACATCTCGGCCTCGCCTAAGTACCGGGCGCATCTGGCGCGGGTGCTGACCAAGCGTGCGGTGCTGGCCGCCGCCGGGATGGGGTGA
- a CDS encoding xanthine dehydrogenase family protein molybdopterin-binding subunit, protein MSDTVEPEVGRARPRKEDARLITGQTNWTDNIAVNGLLHLAVLRSPMAHARIDHVDVTPALERPGVVAAFSGADLAEGLGSLPCAWPVTEDIVLPDHPPIATTEVRYAGDPVAVVVARDRYSAADALEAIEVDYTPLPPVLDLEAALAEGTALVHSDKGTNRCYDWPLKGGEDFEAVRQRAEVTLKRRYHQQRLIPNAMEPRAVVVTPLAASGEYTLYSSTQIPHILRIMLAVVTGIPEHKLRVIAPDVGGGFGSKLQVYGEEAIALAVARRTGRPVKWTESRSEGYLATHHGRGMIQDIEISANRDGTLLGLKADLLVDMGAYLMLVTPGIPILGAFMYPGIYKMGSYELNVTGVFTTRTPTDAYRGAGRPEATYAIERIMDDLAAELGLDPVELRRRNWIGHEEFPYTTVAGLTYDSGNYEAATEKALALFDYDKLRAEQADRNHRGDSVRLGIGVSTYTEMCGLAPSRVLRDLRYAAGGWEAASIRMLPTGKVEVVTGTSPHGQGHVTCWSQIAADVLGVPFEDVEVVHGDTRAAPQGMDTYGSRSLVVGGTAVHHAAVKVVEKARKIAAHLLEASERDLEFTDGVFSVKGSPDARRTIQEVAFETFTSHDLPDGLVPTINAEHLVDPDNFSYPHGTHLCAVEVDTETGQSRIRSYVCVDDVGRVVNPMIVEGQVHGGLAQGIAQALYEEAVYDDQGNLVTGTMADYLVPSAADLPEFTTDRTETPATSNPLGVKGVGEAGTIASTPAVVNAIVDALRPLGVRDVRMPCTPERVWQAVREASR, encoded by the coding sequence ATGAGCGACACCGTCGAGCCGGAGGTCGGCCGGGCCCGGCCCCGCAAGGAGGACGCCCGGCTCATCACCGGACAGACCAACTGGACCGACAACATCGCCGTCAACGGCCTGCTCCACCTCGCCGTCCTGCGCAGCCCGATGGCCCACGCCCGCATCGACCACGTCGATGTGACCCCCGCCCTCGAACGCCCCGGCGTGGTCGCCGCGTTCAGCGGCGCCGACCTCGCGGAGGGCCTGGGGTCGCTGCCCTGCGCCTGGCCGGTGACCGAGGACATCGTGCTGCCCGACCATCCGCCCATCGCCACCACCGAGGTGCGCTACGCGGGCGACCCGGTCGCGGTCGTGGTGGCCCGCGACCGGTACTCGGCGGCCGACGCCCTGGAGGCGATCGAGGTCGACTACACGCCGCTGCCCCCGGTCCTCGACCTGGAGGCCGCGCTCGCCGAGGGCACTGCCCTGGTCCACTCGGACAAGGGCACCAACCGCTGCTACGACTGGCCGCTGAAGGGCGGCGAGGACTTCGAGGCCGTACGGCAACGCGCCGAGGTGACATTGAAGCGGCGCTACCACCAGCAGCGCCTCATCCCCAACGCGATGGAGCCGCGCGCGGTCGTGGTCACCCCGCTCGCCGCGTCCGGCGAGTACACCCTGTACTCCTCCACCCAGATCCCGCACATCCTGCGGATCATGCTCGCCGTCGTCACCGGGATACCCGAGCACAAACTGCGGGTCATCGCCCCTGATGTCGGAGGCGGCTTCGGCTCCAAGCTCCAGGTCTACGGCGAGGAGGCCATCGCCCTCGCGGTGGCCCGCCGGACCGGCCGGCCGGTGAAGTGGACCGAGTCCCGCAGCGAGGGCTATCTGGCCACCCATCACGGGCGCGGCATGATCCAGGACATCGAGATCTCCGCCAACCGCGACGGCACCCTGCTCGGCCTCAAGGCCGATCTGCTGGTCGACATGGGCGCCTACCTGATGCTCGTCACGCCCGGCATCCCGATCCTGGGCGCGTTCATGTACCCGGGGATCTACAAGATGGGTTCCTACGAGCTCAACGTCACCGGCGTCTTCACGACCAGGACGCCCACCGACGCCTACCGGGGCGCCGGACGCCCGGAGGCGACGTACGCCATAGAACGGATCATGGACGATCTGGCCGCCGAACTCGGCCTGGATCCGGTGGAGTTGCGGCGCCGCAACTGGATCGGGCACGAGGAGTTCCCGTACACGACGGTCGCGGGCCTGACGTACGACAGCGGCAACTACGAGGCCGCGACCGAGAAGGCCCTCGCCCTCTTCGACTACGACAAGCTGCGCGCCGAGCAGGCGGACCGCAACCACCGGGGCGACAGCGTGCGCCTGGGCATCGGGGTGTCGACGTACACGGAGATGTGCGGGCTGGCCCCGAGCCGGGTGCTCCGGGATCTCCGGTACGCGGCCGGCGGCTGGGAGGCGGCGAGCATCCGCATGCTGCCCACCGGCAAGGTCGAGGTGGTCACCGGCACCAGCCCGCACGGGCAGGGCCATGTGACCTGCTGGAGCCAGATCGCCGCCGATGTGCTGGGCGTGCCCTTCGAGGACGTCGAGGTCGTGCACGGCGACACCCGGGCCGCCCCGCAGGGCATGGACACCTACGGCTCGCGGTCGCTCGTCGTGGGTGGTACGGCCGTCCATCACGCGGCCGTGAAGGTGGTGGAGAAGGCCCGGAAGATCGCCGCGCATCTGCTCGAAGCGAGCGAGCGGGACCTGGAGTTCACGGACGGCGTCTTCTCGGTGAAGGGCTCGCCGGACGCCCGCAGGACCATCCAGGAGGTCGCCTTCGAGACCTTCACCTCGCACGACCTGCCCGACGGGCTCGTGCCCACCATCAACGCCGAGCACCTGGTCGACCCCGACAACTTCTCCTACCCGCACGGCACCCACCTGTGCGCGGTCGAGGTCGACACCGAGACCGGGCAGAGCCGCATCAGGTCGTACGTCTGCGTCGACGACGTCGGCCGGGTCGTCAACCCGATGATCGTGGAGGGCCAGGTGCACGGCGGCCTCGCGCAGGGCATCGCGCAGGCGCTGTACGAGGAGGCCGTCTACGACGACCAGGGCAACCTCGTGACCGGGACGATGGCCGACTATCTCGTGCCGTCGGCGGCGGATCTGCCGGAGTTCACGACGGACCGGACGGAGACGCCGGCGACCTCGAACCCCCTGGGAGTCAAGGGAGTTGGCGAGGCGGGCACGATCGCGTCCACACCCGCCGTCGTCAACGCGATCGTGGACGCGCTGCGTCCGCTGGGCGTGCGTGACGTGCGGATGCCCTGTACGCCCGAGCGGGTCTGGCAAGCGGTGAGGGAGGCCTCGCGATGA
- a CDS encoding (2Fe-2S)-binding protein: MTRVSVKVDGTNYEDEVEPRLLLIHYLRDRLGLTGTPIGCDTSNCGACTVDLDGESVKSCSVLAVQADGGEVTTVQGLAGENGEWTALQRAFHERHALQCGYCTPGMIMAARDLLRDNPSPTSDEVRHALEGNLCRCTGYQNIVRAVLAASGQEVGT, from the coding sequence ATGACCCGTGTCTCGGTGAAGGTGGACGGAACGAACTACGAGGACGAGGTGGAACCCCGTCTCCTCCTGATCCACTATCTGCGTGACCGCCTCGGCCTGACCGGGACACCGATCGGCTGCGACACCTCCAACTGCGGGGCCTGCACGGTCGACCTGGACGGCGAGAGCGTCAAGAGCTGCTCGGTGCTGGCCGTGCAGGCGGACGGCGGCGAAGTGACCACCGTCCAGGGTCTCGCCGGCGAGAACGGTGAGTGGACGGCACTCCAGCGGGCCTTCCACGAGCGGCACGCGCTCCAGTGCGGCTACTGCACCCCGGGGATGATCATGGCCGCCCGGGATCTGCTGCGGGACAACCCGAGCCCCACCTCGGACGAGGTGCGCCACGCCCTTGAGGGGAACCTGTGCCGCTGCACGGGCTACCAGAACATCGTGCGCGCGGTCCTGGCCGCCTCCGGACAGGAGGTCGGCACATGA
- a CDS encoding translation factor GTPase family protein — MHLLNLGILAHVDAGKTSLTERLLHSVGVIDEIGSVDTGSTQTDTLALERRRGITIKSAVVSFAVDDVTVNLIDTPGHPDFIAEVERVLGVLDGAVLVVSAVEGVQAQTRVLMRTLQRLRIPTLIFVNKIDRRGARYDGVLDALAERLTPAIVPMGRAVGLGAREARFVSREVAPDVLADQDDELLAAYVDGTVTAGQVRAALVAQTRQALVHPVYFGSAVTGDGVPELIAGFKELLPAADGDPEGPVSGSVFKVERGPAGEKVAYARLFSGTLRTRDRVPFGPGREEGRVTAVSVFDDGTDVRADAVPAGRIARLWGLGNIRIGDTIGEPRKRHGHFFSPPTLETVVVPGPGTDRRALHLALTQLAEQDPLIDLRHDEVRRELSVSLYGEVQKEVIEATLAEEFGLAVGFRETTPLCVERPLGTGAAAEFIKKDANPFLATVGLRVDPAPPGSGVTFGLEVELGAMPYAFFRAVEDTVRETLAQGLHGWQVNDCAVTMTHSGYWPRQSHAHQGFDKSMSTTGADFRGLTPLVLAEALRLAGTRVYEPMHRFRLEAPADTLGALLPVLSAARAVPETTETRGALCVLEGVVPAARVHGLEQRLPGLTRGEAEWESAFEDYAPVAGGEGVPERPRTDHNPLNRKEYLLNVTGRRG, encoded by the coding sequence GTGCACTTGCTCAACCTCGGGATTCTCGCCCATGTCGACGCCGGTAAGACCAGCCTGACCGAGCGGCTGCTGCACTCGGTCGGGGTGATCGACGAGATCGGCAGTGTCGACACCGGCAGTACGCAGACAGACACCCTCGCGCTGGAGCGCCGGCGCGGTATCACCATCAAGTCCGCCGTCGTCTCGTTCGCGGTCGACGACGTCACCGTCAACCTCATCGACACCCCTGGCCACCCGGACTTCATCGCCGAGGTCGAGCGGGTCCTCGGGGTGCTCGACGGGGCCGTGCTCGTCGTCTCGGCCGTCGAGGGTGTCCAGGCGCAGACACGTGTGCTGATGCGGACGCTGCAACGGCTGCGCATCCCCACGCTGATCTTCGTGAACAAGATCGACCGGCGCGGAGCACGGTACGACGGTGTCCTCGACGCCCTCGCCGAGCGGCTCACGCCCGCGATCGTGCCGATGGGGCGGGCCGTCGGACTCGGCGCGCGCGAGGCGCGGTTCGTGTCGCGCGAGGTGGCGCCCGATGTCCTCGCCGACCAGGACGACGAGTTGCTCGCCGCGTACGTCGACGGGACGGTCACGGCCGGTCAGGTACGCGCCGCCCTGGTCGCCCAGACCCGCCAGGCCCTCGTCCACCCCGTGTACTTCGGCTCGGCCGTCACCGGCGACGGTGTGCCCGAACTGATCGCCGGGTTCAAGGAGTTGCTGCCCGCCGCCGACGGTGACCCCGAAGGGCCGGTCTCCGGCAGCGTGTTCAAGGTGGAGCGGGGACCGGCGGGGGAGAAGGTCGCGTACGCCCGCCTGTTCTCCGGCACATTGCGCACCCGTGACCGGGTCCCCTTCGGCCCCGGGCGGGAGGAGGGCAGGGTCACCGCCGTCAGCGTTTTCGACGACGGCACGGACGTCCGTGCGGACGCCGTCCCGGCGGGCCGGATCGCGCGGCTGTGGGGGCTGGGGAACATCCGCATCGGCGACACCATCGGCGAACCCCGCAAGCGGCACGGCCACTTCTTCTCCCCGCCCACCCTGGAGACCGTCGTCGTCCCCGGCCCCGGCACCGACCGCAGGGCGCTGCACCTGGCCCTGACCCAGCTCGCCGAGCAGGACCCGCTGATCGACCTGCGCCACGACGAGGTACGGCGGGAACTCTCCGTCTCCCTCTACGGCGAGGTGCAGAAGGAGGTCATTGAGGCCACCCTCGCCGAGGAGTTCGGGCTCGCCGTCGGCTTCCGGGAGACCACGCCGCTGTGCGTCGAACGCCCCCTGGGAACGGGCGCCGCCGCCGAGTTCATCAAGAAGGACGCGAACCCGTTCCTCGCCACGGTCGGCCTGCGCGTCGACCCGGCCCCGCCCGGCAGCGGCGTCACCTTCGGTCTGGAGGTGGAGCTGGGCGCGATGCCGTACGCCTTCTTCCGCGCGGTCGAGGACACCGTCCGCGAGACCCTCGCCCAGGGGCTGCACGGCTGGCAGGTCAACGACTGCGCGGTCACCATGACCCACTCCGGCTACTGGCCCCGGCAGAGCCACGCCCACCAGGGCTTCGACAAGAGCATGTCCACCACCGGCGCCGACTTCCGCGGCCTGACCCCGCTGGTCCTCGCCGAGGCGCTGCGCCTGGCGGGCACACGGGTCTACGAGCCGATGCACCGCTTCCGCCTGGAGGCCCCGGCGGACACGCTGGGCGCGCTGCTGCCGGTGCTGTCCGCGGCGCGCGCGGTGCCGGAGACCACCGAGACCCGGGGGGCGCTGTGTGTGCTGGAAGGCGTGGTCCCGGCCGCCCGGGTGCACGGCCTCGAACAGCGGCTGCCCGGTCTGACGCGCGGTGAGGCCGAGTGGGAGAGCGCCTTCGAGGACTATGCGCCGGTCGCGGGCGGGGAGGGCGTTCCCGAGCGCCCGCGCACCGACCACAACCCGCTCAACCGCAAGGAGTACCTGCTGAACGTAACGGGCCGAAGGGGTTAG
- a CDS encoding endoglycosylceramidase gives MPNSRARLLVVLVVLCGLCGFLTVAGSPPATAATVPDSLSFDGTALTVSGGRFVDANGREVVLRGYNVSGETKLAENHGLPFASVADAQKSAKALRALGGGNSVRFLLSWAYAEPVQGQVDTAYLAAATAQMRAFLDAGIRVYPDFHQDLYSRYLFDDDSWYTGDGAPKWAVDLGNYPDESCGICIMWGQNITQNGAVKAGQYDFWHNAHGLQDAFLTTAQKVMAYIKQNVSAEEFAGVLGFDPYNEPYAGTYDSGQASRAWEQNVLWPFYVKFRARMDAAGWQDKPALVEPNLFWNGNVSKEEGGLLDAGSLGSRYVFNTHFYDQKAISGILMWGNASDGQYVTDFGTVRDRASALGTTAVVSEFGHPLNGSTAGKAPTVLKAMYQALDSRVKGANWWATPAGSGPVLSGSQWQWDIYNGRHSELMNGNPDKVQTSGDAWNDEDLSAVRLDDNGVVTLRQDARLLDRLYPSATSGSTLAFTYEDRSRDGSTTLTWNPVPSSLPNVSSLVGSGQYGLLVWRSGSGTAPTELHLPASFPTATTTVVSDLGTAYAPPAYTSSTPIGTALEPGGTGSRRLLVTDSDSGKLHYALVTNGATSPSAAVLSAAKSELATWMASKFS, from the coding sequence ATGCCGAATTCCCGGGCCCGTCTGCTGGTTGTTCTGGTCGTCCTCTGCGGACTCTGCGGCTTCCTGACGGTGGCGGGCTCCCCGCCCGCCACCGCGGCCACCGTCCCCGACTCCCTCTCCTTCGACGGCACGGCGCTCACGGTGTCCGGCGGGCGCTTCGTCGACGCGAACGGCCGCGAGGTCGTGCTGCGCGGCTACAACGTCTCCGGCGAGACCAAGCTCGCCGAGAACCACGGCCTGCCCTTCGCCTCCGTCGCCGACGCCCAGAAGTCGGCGAAGGCCCTGCGCGCCCTCGGCGGCGGCAACTCCGTCCGCTTCCTGCTCTCCTGGGCCTACGCCGAACCGGTGCAGGGTCAGGTCGACACCGCCTATCTGGCCGCCGCCACCGCCCAGATGCGCGCCTTCCTGGACGCGGGCATCCGCGTCTACCCCGACTTCCACCAGGACCTGTACTCCCGCTACCTCTTCGACGACGACAGCTGGTACACCGGCGACGGCGCCCCCAAGTGGGCTGTGGACCTGGGTAATTACCCGGACGAGTCGTGCGGGATCTGCATCATGTGGGGCCAGAACATCACCCAGAACGGTGCGGTGAAGGCCGGCCAGTACGACTTCTGGCACAACGCCCACGGCCTCCAGGACGCCTTCCTCACCACGGCCCAGAAGGTCATGGCGTACATCAAGCAGAACGTCAGCGCCGAGGAGTTCGCCGGCGTCCTCGGCTTCGACCCCTACAACGAGCCGTACGCCGGCACCTACGACTCCGGCCAGGCCAGCCGCGCCTGGGAACAGAACGTGCTGTGGCCCTTCTACGTGAAGTTCAGGGCCCGCATGGACGCGGCGGGCTGGCAGGACAAGCCCGCCCTCGTCGAGCCCAATCTCTTCTGGAACGGCAACGTCAGCAAGGAGGAGGGCGGCCTCCTCGACGCGGGCAGCCTCGGCTCCCGGTACGTCTTCAACACCCACTTCTACGACCAGAAGGCCATCTCCGGCATCCTGATGTGGGGCAACGCCTCGGACGGCCAGTACGTCACCGACTTCGGCACCGTTCGCGACCGCGCCTCGGCGCTCGGCACCACGGCCGTCGTCAGCGAGTTCGGCCACCCCCTCAACGGCTCCACCGCGGGCAAGGCGCCGACCGTCCTCAAGGCGATGTACCAGGCCCTCGACTCCCGGGTGAAGGGCGCCAACTGGTGGGCCACGCCCGCCGGTTCGGGTCCGGTGCTGTCCGGTTCGCAATGGCAGTGGGACATCTACAACGGCCGCCACAGCGAGCTGATGAACGGCAACCCCGACAAGGTGCAGACCAGCGGGGACGCCTGGAACGACGAGGACCTGTCGGCCGTACGCCTGGACGACAACGGTGTGGTGACGCTCCGTCAGGACGCCAGGCTCCTCGACCGCCTCTACCCGAGCGCCACCTCGGGCAGCACCCTCGCCTTCACCTACGAGGACCGCTCCCGTGACGGCTCCACCACCCTGACCTGGAACCCGGTACCCAGCTCACTGCCGAACGTGTCCTCACTGGTGGGCTCCGGACAGTACGGGCTGCTGGTGTGGCGCTCGGGCAGCGGTACGGCACCCACCGAACTCCATCTGCCCGCCTCGTTCCCGACGGCGACCACCACGGTCGTCTCCGACCTGGGAACGGCCTACGCACCGCCCGCCTACACGTCCTCCACCCCCATCGGTACGGCCCTGGAACCCGGCGGCACCGGCAGCCGGCGGCTCCTCGTCACCGACTCGGACTCCGGGAAGCTGCACTACGCCCTCGTCACCAACGGAGCCACCTCGCCCTCGGCGGCCGTGCTGAGCGCGGCCAAGTCCGAACTGGCGACCTGGATGGCGTCGAAGTTCAGCTGA